A window of Burkholderiales bacterium genomic DNA:
TTCGAATCCACGGCGCTGCGCTTCACCAGCGGCGTGTTGACCGGAGTGGACGGCAACCTTACCCTGCTGGGGGTGACCCGGCCGGTGACGCTGAAAGTGCAGTCCTTCCGCTGCACCGAGCATTTCCGCCTGAAAAAGGAGGTGTGCGGGGCCGAGGCCACCACCACCATCAAGCGCTCAGACTTCGGCATGACCTACGCCCTGCCCCTGGTGGGCGATGAGGTGACCCTCAACATCGAGGTGGAAGGCTTCAAGGATTGAGCCATCCCGGGAGCTTTCGCCTCAAGCCAGGTTACGCAGCTCCCGCAGCGCCACCAGCAACATGGCCAGATCCGGCTGGCTGGCCGCCTGGAGCTCGGTGAGCATTTGCTGCAGGCGCGCCAAGGCCCCTTGATGGTCCGACGCCCAGGCTTGGATCAGGGCGTCCGCTTCCCCCAGTTCCGGCCTCGTCTTCAGGATCACCGCGACCAGGGCCCGCAGTTTCTCCCCCAGCTCGTCCCGCAGGGTGGTGCGCGCCAGCGCCTGCCAGTGGCTGTCCGTGGGCAGCAGCCCCACCTGCTCCCTCAGCCAGGAAAAGCGCAGCCGGGCCGCCAGCCGGAAATACACCTGGGCGACGCTGGACGCCGGACGGCCGGTGGCCCTGGAAACCTCCGCGATGTCCAGGGTGGCGGACAGGGGCTCGAGCCGGGCCACCCCCAGCGCCAGGGCGGCCGGCACGCCGCCCTCGACGTATTCCCTCGTTTCTTCCTCGAGCCGCTCGCGGTCTTCTTCCTGCAGCAGCTCCCCCAGCTCCCCAGCCAGCGCCTCCACCGGCGCGCGGAACCGGGCGATGGTCTGTTCCAGGTCGGCGGCGTGCAACCGGTGGCGCAGGAACCACAGGGTGGCGCGCACCAGCACCCGGCTGGAGCGCACCAGCATGGCGGTCTGCAGCCGGTCCGCCACCCGGTTGTCCAGGGCCTCGATCTCCCGCCATAGCTCGGGCATCTGGAACACCTCCCGGGCGGCCACGTAGGCGCGCACCACGTCGGCGGGCGCCGCCCCGGTCTCCTCCATCATCCGGTGGACGAAAGCGCTACCCATCCGGTTGACCAGGGCGTTGCCCACGTGGGTGGCGATGATTTCCCGTTTCAGGGGATGGCGCGCCATGTGGGCCCCGTAGCGGCTCCGCAGCGGCGTGGGGAAATAGTCCGCCAGGGCCCGGCCGATGAAGGGATCCTCGGGAACGCTGGACCGCATCAGCTCGTTGAACAGCCAGATCTTGCCGTAGGCGAGCAGCACCGCCCGCTCCGGGGAGGTCAGCCCGATGCGGGCGTTCCTGCGGGCGGCGATCTCCTCCTCGGAGGGCAGGAATTCCAGCCCCCTGTTGAGCATGCCCTGCCGCTCGAGATAGCGCATGAAGCGTGCCTGGGCGTCCAGCACGGCGACCCCCATGGCGCCGCTCACGGCCAGGGACTGGGCCTGGTCGTAGTTGTCCCGCAGCACCAGCCGCGCCACTTCGTCGGTCATCTCCTCCAGCAGTCGGTTACGCTGTTTCTCTGTGAGCTCGCCCTCCGCCACCACGGCGTCCAGCAGGATCTTGATGTTCACCTCGTGGTCGGAGCAGTCGACGCCGGCCGAGTTGTCGATGGCGTCGCTGTTGATCAGCCCCCCCTTCAAGGCGTACTCGATGCGGCCCCGCTGGGTGAAACCCAGGTTGCCCCCTTCCCCCACCACCCGGCAGCGCAGCTCCCGGGCGTCCACCCGCACGGCGTCGTTGGCCCGGTCGCCCACGTCGGCGTGAGACTCGGCGCTGGCTTTCACGTAAGTGCCGATGCCGCCGTTGTAGAGCAGGTCCACCGGGGCCTTGAGGATGGCGCGAACGAGGTCCGCGGGCGTGAGCGCCTCTGCGTCGATCCCCAGGGCCCGGCGCGCCTGCGGAGAGAGGGCAATGGACTTGGCGCTGCGGGGATACACGCCGCCCCCCTGGGAGAGGAGCTTCGGATCGTAGTCGGCCCAGGAGGAGCGGGGCAGCCGAAACAGCCGCTCCCGTTCCCGGTAGCTCGTCTCGGGATCCGGATCCGGGTCGATGAAGACGTGCCGGTGGTCAAAGGCGGCGATCAGCTTGATGTGGCGGGAGAGCAGCATCCCGTTTCCGAACACGTCCCCCGACATGTCGCCGATGCCCACCACCGTGAAATCGGTTGCCTGGATGTCCACGCCCAAGGTGCGGAAGTGCTTCTTCACGGACTCCCACACCCCCCGGGCGGTGATGCCCATCTTCTTGTGGTCGTAGCCGGTGGAGCCCCCGGAGGCGAAGGCGTCGCCCAGCCAGAACCCGTATTCCCGGGCGATGCCGTTGGCGATGTCGGAGAAGGTGGCGGTGCCCTTGTCCGCCGCCACCACCAGATAGGGATCGTCGTCGTCGTGGCGCACCACGTCCTGCGGCGGCACCACCCGGCTTCCGACCCGGTTGTCGGTGAGATCCAGCAGTCCCCGGATGAAGACGGAATAGCACGCCATTCCTTCCTTGAGCAGGGCCTCCCGGTCATCCCCCGGAGGCGGCTGCTTCACCACGAAACCGCCCTTGGCCCCCACCGGCACGATGACGGCGTTCTTCACCATCTGGGCCTTCATGAGACCCAGGATCTCGGTGCGGAAGTCCTCCATCCGGTCGGACCAGCGGATGCCGCCCCGCGCCACTTTCCCGCCCCGCAGATGCACTCCCTCCACCCGAGGCGAGTAGACGTAGATCTCGAACATGGGCCGGGGCTCGGGCATCCCGGGCACCTTGGACGGATCGAGCTTGAACGAAAGGTAGGGCTTGGCCCGGTCGTCGCTCGTTCGCTGGTAGAAGTTGGTGCGCAAGGTCGCCAGGACGAGCGCCAGGAAGCGGCGCAAGATACGGTCCTCGTCCAGGCTCGCCACCTCTTCCAGGGCCTCCTCGATCTCCCGCGCCAAGGCCTGGGCCCGTTCCTGCGCCCCCGCGGGGCGCCAGGGATCGTGGCGTTCGTGGAACAGGGCGATCAGTTTGGCGGCGATGCCGGGATGGGCCGCCAGCGTGTGCTCCATGTACGCCTGACTGAAGGCGGCCCCGCACTGGCGGGAATACTTGGCATAGGCCCGCAGCACCGCGATCTCCCGCCAATGGAGGCGGGCGCCCAGCACCAGCCGGTTGAAGTCGTCGCTCTCCGCCTCGCCGCGCCACACGTGCAGGAACGCCTCCTGGAACAGCTCCCGCACTGCGTCGATGTCCACTTCGGCGCCCTTGCCGGTGGCAAGCCCCATGTCATGGATCCACACCGGCGCGGCGCCTTCCGGCTTGATCTCGTAGGGGCGCTCGTCCAGCACCTGCACGCCCATGTGCTCCAGCATGGGCAGGCTCTGGGACAGGGGCACCGGAGAACCGCGCCGGAACAGCTTGAAGCGCAACTCACCTTCGGGGGCTTCCAGGGGCAGGTAGAGGCTCATGCCCAGGCCCTCCTCCCCGAGCCCTTCCATGATCTCGATGTCGTGGACCGCGGCGCGGGGGCTGCACTCCTCCCGGTAGCCCGCCGGAAAGGCGCCCTGGTAGGCGCGGGCGAGCCGGGTGCCCCGCTCCTCCCCCAGCCGGGCGATGAGGGCTTCCGCCAGGTCGTCCTCCCAGCGGCGCGCCACCCGCGTGAGCCGCGCTTCCAGCTCCCGCACGTCGTAGTCCGGCACCGTCCCGGGCCGGGTGTGGACCACAATCAGCACCCGGGCCAACACCGATTCGGTCAGGCTCACGCTGAATTCGCTGGAGACGCCGTTGAACGCCTCCATCAGCACCTGCTGCATGCGCTGGCGTACCTCGGTGTTGTAGCTGTCCCGCGGGACGAAGATGAGGCAGGAGAGAAAGCGGCCGAAACGGTCGCGGCGCACGAACAGCCGCGTGCGCTGGCGCTCCTGCAGACGCAGGATCCCCATGGCGATCCGCAGGAGCTCGTCGGCGGAGATCTGGAACAGCTCGTCCCGGGGATAGGTCTCCAGAATGGTGAGCAGGTTTTTGCCCATGTGGCTGCCGGGCAGCAGCCCCGCCCGCTGCACCACCGCCTGCACTTTCCGGCGCAACACCGGGATCTCCTGGGCGCTGGCGCTGTAGGCGGTGGAGGTGTAGAGCCCGAGGAAGCGGCGCTCGCCCACCACGCGCCCTTCGGCGTCGAAGCGCTTGATCCCCACGTAGTCCATGTACCCGGGCCGGTGCACGGTGGCGCGAGAGTTGGACTTGGTGAGGATCAAGAGTTCGGGCACCCGCGCCTGCTCCCGCACTTCCGGCGGCAGGATGGCGAAGCTCACCGACCGGGCCTCGCCCCCCTTTTCCCGCAGGATGCCGAGCCCGGAGCCCGGCACCACCTTGAGCACGTCCTCGCCCCCCTCGGTGGCCAGATCGTAGTCCCTGCAGCCGAGGAAGGTGAAATGATCGTTCATGAGCCACTCGAGGAAGGCGATGCCCTCGACCATCTCCTCCCGCGCGAGGGGCGGCGGCGACTCGCGGATCGCCTCCACGGTCTCGCGCATGCGCTGGACCATGGGCTTCCAGTCGTCCACCGCGGCGCGCACGTCCTCCAGCACCCGGAGGAGCCCCTGCTCCAGCCGGGCCAGGTCCTCCGGATCCGTCTCCCGGCTCACCTCTACGTGCATGAAGGATTCATAACGGGCGTCCTCCGCCTCCTCCGCCGCGGTGGGCTCCAGCGGCAGGATCTCCAGCAGGTTCCCCTCTCTGTCCCGCCGCACCCGCATCACCGGATGGATGATGAGATGGATGGTGTAGCCCTGGCGGTTGACCTCCATGCGCACGGAATCCACCAGGAACGGCCGGTCGCTGTTCACCAGCTCGATGACCGTATGGGGGCTCTGCCAGCCGTGCTCCTTAATCCGGGGGTTGTAGATCCGCACCTTGGGCCCGTCTCCGGAACGGCGGCGCGCGAAATGCCATTGGGATAGGGCGGCGCCGTACAGGTCGGCCGTCTCCCGCTCCCGCAGGTCCTCCAGGTCCACCTGCCGGTAGAACTGCCGGGTGAACTCGGCCACCTGGGCCTGCTCCCGCAGGGGAACGCGGGCGCGGATCAGGGCGAGGACTTCCTCGACCAGCTCGGCGTTGTCTTCGTCACGCAGGTTCACGGGCGCTCCGGGAGCGGGTCTTGCAGGGCCGCCGGAGGGCGGCCCTGCAGAGCGAGATTAGCGGAAATCCCCGCCCCTGAGAACGACGGCGCGGATTTCGGCGCGCTTTTCCGGGGCGTTCCGGGCTATGCGGCCCGTTTCCACATGCCGGTGGAAACGTAGCGCTCCCCGGTGTCGTTGAGCAGGGTGACCAGGGTGCGGAAACGGCCGGTGGCGGCGAGCTGCAGCGCCCCGTGCACGTAGGCGCCCGAGGAGGGGCCGACGAACAGGCCTTCCCGGGCGAGCCGGCGGCACAGCGCCACCGCCTCGTCCAGAGTGACGGGGATGCGCTGGTCAATCAAGGCTTCGTCCAGGATGGCGGGCACAATGTCGCCCGGGTGGCCGAGGGGCTTCAACCCCTCGACTCCCGGGAAGGTCTCGGGAATGACCGCCGCCACGTGGGCGTCGGGGCGCGCTTCCTTGAGCCGACGCCCGACGCCAGTAACGGTGCCCCCGGTGCCCACCCCGGCGACGAAGGCGTCCGGAGGGCCCAGCCCTTGCTGGGCCAACTGGTCCAGGATCTCCCGGCCGGTGGTCTCGTAATGGGCGCGCCAGTTCTCCGGGTTGGAATACTGGTCGCAGTACCAGTAGCGGTCGGGATAGGTCTCGGCCAGCCGTTTCGCCTCCCGTAAGGCGAAGTCGTAGCCCTCCAGGGGATCGGTAAGGATCAGTTCGGCGCCGTGGGCGGCGATGCGGGCGAGGCGCTCTTCGCTGGCGTTGCCCGGCACCACTAGGGTGATCGGGATGCCCAGGGCCGCCCCCAGCATGGCGTAGGAGATGCCGGCGTTGCCCGAGGAGGAGTCCAGCAGCCGACGCCCTCCGGCGAAGCGCCCGTCGGCCGCGGCTTGCATCAGCATGCGGGCTACCGGCCGGTCCTTGATGGAACCGCCCGGGTTCACGCTCTCCAGCTTGGCGAACAGCCGCACCCCCGCCTCCCGGGCGAGCTGGATCTCCACCAGGGGAGTCCCCCCAATGCGAGCGATGAGGGGATGGGAGGCGAGGGCTTCCGGCCGTGCCGGCTTCATGGCGTGGCGCTGGCACAGAAACGCTCGTAGTCGATGTAGCCGGGGAACTGGGCCCCGTCGCCGCAGTAGCGGCAACTGGGGTCCCGCTCCAGGGCCAGCTCGTCGAAGCGCCCGCGCAGGGCATCGTAGTAGAGGAGCCGCCCCACCAGGGGATCGCCGATGCCCAGGATCAGCTTGATGGCTTCGGTGGCCTGGAGCAGCCCGATGATCCCGGGCAACACCCCCAGCACGCCAGCCTCGGCGCAGGAGGGGGCGAGCTCCGCCGGTGGGGGCTCGGGATAGAGGCAGCGGTAGCAGGGCCCGCGGCGCTTCGGATACTGGGGCCAGAACACCGTAGCCTGGCCTTCGAAGCGGAATACCGATCCGTGCACGTTAGGAATCCCGAGTTTCACGCAGGCGTCGTTCACTAGGTAGCGGGTGGGAAAGTTGTCCGAGCCGTCCACCACCAGGTCGTAGCCGGAGAAGATCTCCTCCACGTTGCGGCTGGAGAGGTGGGTCTCGTAACCCACCACCTTCACCGCCGGGTTCAAGGCGTTAAGGGTCTTCTTGGCGGAAGCGACCTTGGAGGTGCCCACCCGGTCGTCGGTATGGAGCACCTGGCGCTGCAGGTTGCTCCGATCCACCACGTCGTGGTCCACGATCCCCAGGGTGCCCACGCCGGCGGCCGCCAGGTACAGGGCCGCGGGACTGCCCAAGCCGCCGGCGCCGATCAGCAGGACCTTCGACTGCGTGAGCTTGAACTGGCCCGCCTCCCCCACCTCCGGCATGAGGAGATGGCGCGAGTAGCGCTCCCGATCGGCGGGCTCGAAGCGGGGCGGCACTTCCACGGGCAGTCCTTCGTTCTTCCAGCGGGTGAAGCCCCCCGCCATGGAATAGACGTGCTTGTACCCGAGCCGCTTCAGCTCTTCCGCGGCGAAGAGGGAGCGCACCCCGCCCGCGCACAGGGTGACGATGGGACGCTCGTAGTCCGGCACCGCATCCTCGATCTTGAGCTCCAGGTAGCCCCGCCCGAGCCGGTGCGCCCCCGGGGGGCTGCCTTGGGCGATCTCCTCTGCTTCCCGCACGTCCACCAGGGCCGCGCCCTTGGCCTGCAGGGCCAGGGCCTCGGTGGGCGTCACCTCGGGAATGGTGCGCTTGAGCTCCGCCAGTCTCAGGTCCCGTGCTTTCATGACGATCTCTTGAAGAGCAAATCCCACTCGCCGCGCCGCGACGTACGTCCACCCCCCGCCACCGCCGGAACGATGGAGATCACGTCTCCGTCGGCCACAGGAGTCGCCAGGCCGCTCAGGCTGCGCACGTTGCGCCCGGCGACGAAAACGTTCACGAACTGCCGCAGTTCCCCGTCGGGCCCCAGCACCCGCGGCAACAATCCCTCGTGGCGGCGGCCGAGGGCCTGGAGCGCCTCCCCCACCGTGGCTGCGGAAACCTCCACCTCCTCGGCGCCGCCGGTGTGAGGGCGAAGCGGCATGGGAATGCGGATTTTGACCGTGGTCATGGGGTCACCGTCTCCTCTTCGAACGCGCCGTCCTCGAGCCGCCAGGAGCGCAAATCCGTGACGCCATTCGGACCCACGGAGGCAATCAGGTACGACCACCCCTCCCAGGCGTGGGCCCGGTCGGTGGCGGAGGGCCGGGCCGGATGGTCCGGATGGGAATGCCAGATGCCCACGATGGAAAGCCCCCGCTCCCGGGCGGACTCGTCGGCCCTTAGGTAATCCTGGGGATCCAGCAGGTAGCGGTCCCGGGCCCGCTCCTGGTTCAGGTT
This region includes:
- a CDS encoding NAD-glutamate dehydrogenase, with product MNLRDEDNAELVEEVLALIRARVPLREQAQVAEFTRQFYRQVDLEDLRERETADLYGAALSQWHFARRRSGDGPKVRIYNPRIKEHGWQSPHTVIELVNSDRPFLVDSVRMEVNRQGYTIHLIIHPVMRVRRDREGNLLEILPLEPTAAEEAEDARYESFMHVEVSRETDPEDLARLEQGLLRVLEDVRAAVDDWKPMVQRMRETVEAIRESPPPLAREEMVEGIAFLEWLMNDHFTFLGCRDYDLATEGGEDVLKVVPGSGLGILREKGGEARSVSFAILPPEVREQARVPELLILTKSNSRATVHRPGYMDYVGIKRFDAEGRVVGERRFLGLYTSTAYSASAQEIPVLRRKVQAVVQRAGLLPGSHMGKNLLTILETYPRDELFQISADELLRIAMGILRLQERQRTRLFVRRDRFGRFLSCLIFVPRDSYNTEVRQRMQQVLMEAFNGVSSEFSVSLTESVLARVLIVVHTRPGTVPDYDVRELEARLTRVARRWEDDLAEALIARLGEERGTRLARAYQGAFPAGYREECSPRAAVHDIEIMEGLGEEGLGMSLYLPLEAPEGELRFKLFRRGSPVPLSQSLPMLEHMGVQVLDERPYEIKPEGAAPVWIHDMGLATGKGAEVDIDAVRELFQEAFLHVWRGEAESDDFNRLVLGARLHWREIAVLRAYAKYSRQCGAAFSQAYMEHTLAAHPGIAAKLIALFHERHDPWRPAGAQERAQALAREIEEALEEVASLDEDRILRRFLALVLATLRTNFYQRTSDDRAKPYLSFKLDPSKVPGMPEPRPMFEIYVYSPRVEGVHLRGGKVARGGIRWSDRMEDFRTEILGLMKAQMVKNAVIVPVGAKGGFVVKQPPPGDDREALLKEGMACYSVFIRGLLDLTDNRVGSRVVPPQDVVRHDDDDPYLVVAADKGTATFSDIANGIAREYGFWLGDAFASGGSTGYDHKKMGITARGVWESVKKHFRTLGVDIQATDFTVVGIGDMSGDVFGNGMLLSRHIKLIAAFDHRHVFIDPDPDPETSYRERERLFRLPRSSWADYDPKLLSQGGGVYPRSAKSIALSPQARRALGIDAEALTPADLVRAILKAPVDLLYNGGIGTYVKASAESHADVGDRANDAVRVDARELRCRVVGEGGNLGFTQRGRIEYALKGGLINSDAIDNSAGVDCSDHEVNIKILLDAVVAEGELTEKQRNRLLEEMTDEVARLVLRDNYDQAQSLAVSGAMGVAVLDAQARFMRYLERQGMLNRGLEFLPSEEEIAARRNARIGLTSPERAVLLAYGKIWLFNELMRSSVPEDPFIGRALADYFPTPLRSRYGAHMARHPLKREIIATHVGNALVNRMGSAFVHRMMEETGAAPADVVRAYVAAREVFQMPELWREIEALDNRVADRLQTAMLVRSSRVLVRATLWFLRHRLHAADLEQTIARFRAPVEALAGELGELLQEEDRERLEEETREYVEGGVPAALALGVARLEPLSATLDIAEVSRATGRPASSVAQVYFRLAARLRFSWLREQVGLLPTDSHWQALARTTLRDELGEKLRALVAVILKTRPELGEADALIQAWASDHQGALARLQQMLTELQAASQPDLAMLLVALRELRNLA
- a CDS encoding cysteine synthase B, yielding MKPARPEALASHPLIARIGGTPLVEIQLAREAGVRLFAKLESVNPGGSIKDRPVARMLMQAAADGRFAGGRRLLDSSSGNAGISYAMLGAALGIPITLVVPGNASEERLARIAAHGAELILTDPLEGYDFALREAKRLAETYPDRYWYCDQYSNPENWRAHYETTGREILDQLAQQGLGPPDAFVAGVGTGGTVTGVGRRLKEARPDAHVAAVIPETFPGVEGLKPLGHPGDIVPAILDEALIDQRIPVTLDEAVALCRRLAREGLFVGPSSGAYVHGALQLAATGRFRTLVTLLNDTGERYVSTGMWKRAA
- a CDS encoding molybdopterin biosynthesis protein MoeB; its protein translation is MKARDLRLAELKRTIPEVTPTEALALQAKGAALVDVREAEEIAQGSPPGAHRLGRGYLELKIEDAVPDYERPIVTLCAGGVRSLFAAEELKRLGYKHVYSMAGGFTRWKNEGLPVEVPPRFEPADRERYSRHLLMPEVGEAGQFKLTQSKVLLIGAGGLGSPAALYLAAAGVGTLGIVDHDVVDRSNLQRQVLHTDDRVGTSKVASAKKTLNALNPAVKVVGYETHLSSRNVEEIFSGYDLVVDGSDNFPTRYLVNDACVKLGIPNVHGSVFRFEGQATVFWPQYPKRRGPCYRCLYPEPPPAELAPSCAEAGVLGVLPGIIGLLQATEAIKLILGIGDPLVGRLLYYDALRGRFDELALERDPSCRYCGDGAQFPGYIDYERFCASATP
- a CDS encoding MoaD family protein, translating into MTTVKIRIPMPLRPHTGGAEEVEVSAATVGEALQALGRRHEGLLPRVLGPDGELRQFVNVFVAGRNVRSLSGLATPVADGDVISIVPAVAGGGRTSRRGEWDLLFKRSS